In Gemmatimonadota bacterium, the sequence CTCAAGAAGTCGAATTCGTGTTCGTCCAGATCCGTGATCACCAGTTTACCAGCGGGCTTCAGGATTCGGACCATTTCTTCGATTGCTCCTGACGGGGATTCAACGTGGTGGAGATACATGTTGGCAAAAGCATAGTCAACGGTTTCATCGGGAATGGGCAGGTTTTGGGCTTGTCCAACGCGATAGTCAATCGTCTCAATGTCCGCAAACTTCTTCTTCATTTCTTTCAGGATTGCTTCAGATTGGTCAACTGCGATGACCTGAAGTCCCTTCTGTATCAGACTTTCAGAGATAAAGCCTGTGCCTGCGCCAATGTCCGCGGCAGTTTTGCCTTTTTGGACAGCAGCGGTAGAAAGTGCTTTTATCCTAACTTCATCTGAGAAGAAACTTTCGCGCATTTCATCCCAGTCCTGGGCAACGCGAT encodes:
- a CDS encoding class I SAM-dependent methyltransferase — protein: MNGKDYFDRVAQDWDEMRESFFSDEVRIKALSTAAVQKGKTAADIGAGTGFISESLIQKGLQVIAVDQSEAILKEMKKKFADIETIDYRVGQAQNLPIPDETVDYAFANMYLHHVESPSGAIEEMVRILKPAGKLVITDLDEHEFDFLREEHHDRWMGFKRADIAEWFQSAGLRDIYIDSIGTCCEAQSSCGSEFASIGIFIASGTNSD